In Streptomyces liangshanensis, the DNA window AGATGAACCGGGTCTGGCTGTCCTTGGCGAGTCCGCCGAGCGCCACCTCCAGGGTCTTCGCGCCCGCCGGCACCGTCAGGAAGTACGACTTCGAGCTGTTGCGCTGCACCGAGCTGGTCGCCTGGAAGGCGTACGTCGGCTTCGCCAGCTCCTTGGAGACGACCACGGTGGCGAGGATCTGCTTGTCCACGCCCTCCGTACGGCGGTCGTCCGCCTCCAGGATCGCGCTGTGCACGCCCGCCGAGGTGGGCCTTGCCTGGACGGTGACGGTGACCGGCTGGTTCAGCGGCAGCTTGATCTTGTCACTGCCGAGCAGCCGGAACGTGCCGTCGTCGTTCTTCCAGTCCAGCCGGTGTTCCACCGCGCCCTTGGGGCCGGTGGTCCGGGTGATGGTGACGTCGTACGTACGGCTCTTGCCGGCCTGGAGGCCGCCGTCGCGGTCGTACAGACCCGTGCCGAAGCCCGGGGTCTTGAGCCTGTCGTCGAGCGTGGTGTCGACCGGGGCCTTCACCGTGTACTCGTGCGCGGTGGCGCCGTGCTCGATCTCCTTCCACGCCTTGACGACGTCGATGAGACCCGCGCCCTGCTCGTGCGCCTGGAGACCGGGGATCCGGTCGGCGCTGCTGGTGAGCGCCGTCCGCAGGTCGGCGGGCGTGAGCGTGCGGTGCTTCTGCTTGGCGGCCGAGATCAGCAGCGCGCTCGCGCCGGTGGCCTGCGGGGACGCCATCGAGGTGCCCTGGAGCATGGAGTAGCCGGGCGGCAGGGTGTAGCCCGCCTCGGCGACCGGGCCACCGGGGTACCAGGTCTGGGTGGTGTTGATCGCGGCGCCGGGCGCGGTGATCGTCGGCGTGAAGCCGCCGTCCTCACGCGGGCCGCGGGCCGAGAACGGCAGGAGGCCGTACTTGGTCGTCACACCGGAGCCGTAGTTGGCGGCCCAGGTCTCCTTGGAGATGGAGGCGCCGACCGAGATGACCTTGTCCGCCACGGCGGGGTCGCTGATGGTGTTGGTGCCCGGGCCGTCGTTGCCGGCCGAGATCACGAGCTGCACGCCGTAGGTGTCGATGAGCTGCGTGTACAGCAGGGCGCGCGCGTTGTTGGCGTCGTTGAGGGGCGGCAGGCCGCCGATCGACATGTTGACGATGTCGACGCCGCGGTTGATGACGAGGTCGGCCATGCCCTCGGTCAGCGCGATGTTGGTGCAGCCGCCGCTCCACGTGCAGGCGCGGGAGGAGACCAGCTTGGCGCCGGGGGCGGCGCCGTTCATCTTGCCGCCGAACAGGCCGTTGGCGGCGGTGATGCCGGCGACGTGCGTGCCGTGCTCACCCTCGATGACACCGATGTTGACGTAGTCGGACTTCGCGCCGGACGCGTTGTAGACGACGTCCTTGCGGATCTCGACCACGAACGGGATGCGCTCGACGATCGGGGTCGCGGGGTTGTCCGTACCGAAGTAACCGATCTGGAAGCCGTCCTTGTACGGCTTCAGCGCGGTGTCGTTCGTGAAGTTGCCGTCGTTGTTCAGGTCCACCCGCACGGTGCCGTTCGCGGGGTCGTACAGCACGCCCCACGCGTCGGTCGTGTCGCCGTCCCGGTTCAGGTCACCGGCCATGTCGCCGCCGGTGGTGACGCGCTCGGCGAAGGGGATGAACTTGTACGAGCCGGCCGGCGCGGTCCAGGTGCGGCCCGACGCGGTGAACGTGGGGCCGGTGACCGCGCTGTTCATCCGCAGCCAGGTGCCGTCGCCGTCGCTGACCGGGTCCGTCGCGGTCACCCAGTCGACGATCTTGCGCTCGCCCGTGGTGGTCTTCTGGAGGGCCGGGTGGCCCAGGTCGACGCCGGAGTCCAGGATGCCGATGGTGACACCGCGGCCGTCGGCCTTCGGGTGCTGCTTGACGAAGTCGACCGCACCGGTCTCGAAGGACGGGTTGTACGGGTTCTTCGCCGGGGTCTTGCTGCTCGGCGCCGGGTACTTCTCCGCGGCCGAACCCTTGGAGCCCTTCGCGTGCGCGACCGTGTCGGCCGCCGGCGTCGGGTCGTCCAGCTGGATCTCCTGCTTGAGGTCGATCCCGTGGACGGAGGAGAGCTTCGCGGCCGCCTTGATCGCCGCGTCCGCCTTGGCGGTCGGGAGCGTGGCGCGTACGTAACCGATCTTGTCGTACGTCTTGCCGACGGTCGCACCCGCGACGTCGCCCAGCTGATCCGCCACCTGCTCGGTCGCGCCGGGGGCGGTGGCGACCATCAGGGTGACGTTCTTCGTGCCCTCGGCCTCGGCCTGGGACAGCAGTTGGGCGTCCGCGGCGCCGAGCTTGTCGGACGCGCGGTCCGACTTCACCGCGGCGGTCGCGCCCGGGTCGTCGGTGCCCGTCTCGGAGAAGGCGGGTGCGGCGCCGGTGGCGATCAGCGCGGCGACGAGGCCGGCGGCTGCCGCGATCCTGGCCACGCGTCTCGGCCCGGATATGGAGCCAGATTCGGAGGTCATCAGCATCCCTGTGGTGTGAAAGAGAAGATCCGGATTTCGGTACCGGTGACCGCTCAGCTTTTCGTACGGCACACAGGTTTGTGGAGTGTTGACGGCGGCGGGATTCGGTCATGGCGGACACCCGCCAACGCGGCCCGACCGCCAGGGAGGAGGAACCGGCCCAACCGGCGAACATGCCCGGCCCGAGGGGTGGTTGGGCGCTCTCGCGGAGCCGTTCCCTCCGCTCGGCGGGCGCGGTGACGCGCGTAGTACGCGGCCGGGGGCGGCCCTCCCGTATCCTGCCGCCGCCCCCTCCGAACGACCGGAACACGATCAACCCCGCCGCCCCGGGCAACTCCCCGCGCACCGCAGCGGTCCTGTCCGCCGACCACATCGCACGCACGGAGGAGTTCCCCATGTCGGCACGTACGACCGCCTCGCACGCCACCCCCACCAGCCGCCCCGCGCGCAGAGCCGCCCGCCGCGCCCGCCTCGCCTGGACCGGGGCGCTCGCCGCGGCGGCCCTCGCGTCCACCGCGCTGGTCGGCCCCGCGGTGGCGAGCACGGGCACGGCGGGCATCGGCTCCGCCGACCGCGGCGCGCGGCACTCCGCCACGCAGCGGGCGCTCGACGCCGCCGTCGCGGACGGGGTGCCCGGGGTCCTCGCCCGCGCGGAGACCCGTACCGGCAGCTGGTCCGGCACCGCCGGCCTTGGGGACACGGCCACCGGCCGCGAACGCGGGGCGCGCGACCACTTCCGCGTCGGGTCGATCACCAAGACGTTCGTCGCGACGGTCCTGCTCCAACTGGAGGCCGAGGGACGGCTCGACCTGGACGACACCGTCGACCACTGGCTGCCCGGCGTGGTCAGCGGCCACGGCCACGACGGACGCCGGGTGACGATCCGCCAGCTCCTCAACCACACCAGCGGCGTCTACGGCTACACCGCCGACCCGGACTTCCAGCGGAAGGTCTTCAGCGCGGAGTTCTTCAAGAACCGCTACCGGACCTGGCAGCCGGGCGAACTCGTCGCGATCGCCATGGCACACGAGCCGGACTTCGCCCCCGGCACGGACTGGAACTACTCCAACACCAACTACGTGCTCGCCGGGATGGTCGTGGAGAAGGTGACGGGACGTTCGTACGCCACCGAGATCGAGCGCCGCATCCTGCGCCCCCTGCACCTGACGGACACCCGCCTGCCCGGTACGGACCCCCGGCTGCCGCGGCCGTCGGGCCGCGCGTACGGGATCCTCGCCGACGACCCGGCGCAGACGGTCCACGACGTCACCGAACTCAACGCGACGATGGCGGGAGCGGCCGGCAGCATGATCTCCGACGCCGCCGACCTCAACCGCTTCTTCAGCGCGCTCCTCAAGGGCCGCCTGCTGCCCCCGGCCCAGCTCGACGAGATGAGGACCACCGTCACGCCCGAGGGCGGCGAGCCCGGCTCCGGCTACGGACTCGGCCTGCAGAAGACCCGGTTGTCCTGCGGCACGGTCGTCTGGGGCCACGGCGGCGGGGTCCACGGCTCCTCGTCGGGCGCCTTCACCACCGCCGACGGCACCCACTCGCTCGCCGTGAACTTCAACGCCGACTGGACCGGTGACCCGGGGCAGGTCGTGGAGGCGGAGTTCTGCGGCTGAGCGGAGTCCCGCGAGTGACGTGAGGTGAGGTGAACAGAGGGGACGGGGGACGGGCGCGAGTCGCGCCCGTCCCCTCTTCCTGCGCCGCCGCCGCGCCTCACCTCGGCAGGACCACCACGTACGCCGCCGGGTCCCGCTCGTCCGCCGCCGTCAGCGCCGTCCCCACCACCATCGCCTGCTGCTCCAGGGACTCCCGCAGCTTCCTCGGCGTCAGATGGACGACCGTGACGCCCAGCCGCTCCAGGTGCTCCCGCTTGCGGGCGTACTCCGACCAGATCGCGTCGTCGTCCTGCGGCCCGCCCTGCCGGGGCGCCCGCGTGTCCAGCTCCACGGCCACCGCCTGCTCCGGCCAGTACGCGTCGACCCCGCCCAGGTGCAGGCCGCCCGGGAGCCGCAGGTCGACGTTCCAGACCGGCTCGGGCAGCGCGTACGTCCGCACCATCTCGTACAACCGCCCCTCGGCCAGCGACCGCCCCTCCGCGAGCAGCGCGTCTACCGCGTCGACCACATGCGGGCGGGCCAGCAGCCGCGCCTGGTTCAACTCCCGCACAACAGCGGCCGGTTCGCAGTGACCACCGCGTACCGCCTCGGCCAGCACCG includes these proteins:
- a CDS encoding S8 family serine peptidase produces the protein MLMTSESGSISGPRRVARIAAAAGLVAALIATGAAPAFSETGTDDPGATAAVKSDRASDKLGAADAQLLSQAEAEGTKNVTLMVATAPGATEQVADQLGDVAGATVGKTYDKIGYVRATLPTAKADAAIKAAAKLSSVHGIDLKQEIQLDDPTPAADTVAHAKGSKGSAAEKYPAPSSKTPAKNPYNPSFETGAVDFVKQHPKADGRGVTIGILDSGVDLGHPALQKTTTGERKIVDWVTATDPVSDGDGTWLRMNSAVTGPTFTASGRTWTAPAGSYKFIPFAERVTTGGDMAGDLNRDGDTTDAWGVLYDPANGTVRVDLNNDGNFTNDTALKPYKDGFQIGYFGTDNPATPIVERIPFVVEIRKDVVYNASGAKSDYVNIGVIEGEHGTHVAGITAANGLFGGKMNGAAPGAKLVSSRACTWSGGCTNIALTEGMADLVINRGVDIVNMSIGGLPPLNDANNARALLYTQLIDTYGVQLVISAGNDGPGTNTISDPAVADKVISVGASISKETWAANYGSGVTTKYGLLPFSARGPREDGGFTPTITAPGAAINTTQTWYPGGPVAEAGYTLPPGYSMLQGTSMASPQATGASALLISAAKQKHRTLTPADLRTALTSSADRIPGLQAHEQGAGLIDVVKAWKEIEHGATAHEYTVKAPVDTTLDDRLKTPGFGTGLYDRDGGLQAGKSRTYDVTITRTTGPKGAVEHRLDWKNDDGTFRLLGSDKIKLPLNQPVTVTVQARPTSAGVHSAILEADDRRTEGVDKQILATVVVSKELAKPTYAFQATSSVQRNSSKSYFLTVPAGAKTLEVALGGLAKDSQTRFISIHPYGVPVEDSSTIFCYPNYPNPTNTCRPDVRSYTDPTPGVWEIEVEARRTSPLLDNKYTLDVSLLGATFDPAVTTLPEAKIGTPTPVQWTVKNDFAALDGKLAGGPLGSAKIERPTIANLDQLVSTIVVGEGVDRLDVAIGNPSDLSADLDLTVAKDGVVVGQSADGDSEESVSLTKPAAGTYTVVVDGYSVPAGTTEFDYRDVYYSAALGSIKVDDSKPVKLASGASAQVTAEVVVNSAAPEGRQFFGDVSLLNARGTVAGGGSVQITKTTG
- a CDS encoding serine hydrolase domain-containing protein, with product MSARTTASHATPTSRPARRAARRARLAWTGALAAAALASTALVGPAVASTGTAGIGSADRGARHSATQRALDAAVADGVPGVLARAETRTGSWSGTAGLGDTATGRERGARDHFRVGSITKTFVATVLLQLEAEGRLDLDDTVDHWLPGVVSGHGHDGRRVTIRQLLNHTSGVYGYTADPDFQRKVFSAEFFKNRYRTWQPGELVAIAMAHEPDFAPGTDWNYSNTNYVLAGMVVEKVTGRSYATEIERRILRPLHLTDTRLPGTDPRLPRPSGRAYGILADDPAQTVHDVTELNATMAGAAGSMISDAADLNRFFSALLKGRLLPPAQLDEMRTTVTPEGGEPGSGYGLGLQKTRLSCGTVVWGHGGGVHGSSSGAFTTADGTHSLAVNFNADWTGDPGQVVEAEFCG